From one Tsukamurella tyrosinosolvens genomic stretch:
- a CDS encoding multinuclear nonheme iron-dependent oxidase, giving the protein MAISGVSAAWRPELAGLLLDGARSGSVAFTEVVAENVDPADPPAELAELAHLGVTVVPHGVTLGIAGADLPDAGRLQRLADLAVALNAPLVSEHVAFVRAGTVGLDDDAAGADHGPHDDVLEAGHLMPAPRTAEALDVLVENVRVAQAALPVPLALENIAALFAWPEDHYDEPAYMRELVDRTGVRLVLDLANVHASCTARGADAADELRRYPLDAVAYVHIAGGRYDGGLYLDTHADPICPEVLDLLAVWRDSQRSLGGVSAGGGALPGVLLERDESVIESAVRHEMLCLREVLGID; this is encoded by the coding sequence ATGGCGATCTCCGGCGTCTCGGCCGCGTGGCGGCCCGAGCTCGCCGGCCTGTTGCTCGACGGTGCGCGGTCGGGCTCCGTCGCCTTCACCGAGGTCGTGGCGGAGAACGTGGATCCCGCCGACCCGCCCGCCGAGCTCGCGGAACTGGCGCACCTGGGCGTCACGGTGGTGCCGCACGGCGTGACGCTGGGCATCGCGGGCGCCGACCTCCCGGACGCGGGGCGGCTGCAGCGGCTCGCGGACCTCGCCGTCGCGCTGAACGCGCCGCTGGTCAGCGAGCACGTCGCCTTCGTGCGGGCGGGCACGGTCGGGCTGGACGACGATGCGGCGGGTGCCGATCACGGGCCCCACGACGACGTCCTCGAGGCCGGGCACCTGATGCCGGCCCCGCGCACCGCGGAGGCGCTCGACGTGCTCGTGGAGAACGTGCGCGTCGCGCAGGCGGCGCTGCCCGTCCCGCTCGCCCTGGAGAACATCGCGGCCCTGTTCGCGTGGCCCGAGGACCACTACGACGAGCCCGCCTACATGCGGGAGCTCGTCGACCGGACCGGGGTGCGCCTCGTGCTCGACCTGGCCAACGTCCACGCCTCGTGCACCGCGCGCGGCGCCGACGCCGCCGATGAATTGCGTCGCTACCCGCTGGACGCGGTCGCGTACGTGCACATCGCGGGCGGCAGGTACGACGGCGGCCTCTACCTCGACACCCACGCCGACCCGATATGTCCGGAAGTTCTGGATCTCCTCGCCGTCTGGCGGGATTCACAGCGTTCTCTTGGGGGCGTCTCCGCAGGTGGGGGCGCCTTGCCCGGAGTGTTGCTGGAACGTGACGAGTCCGTGATCGAATCCGCCGTCCGGCACGAGATGCTGTGCCTACGAGAGGTTCTCGGGATCGACTGA
- a CDS encoding acetyl-CoA C-acetyltransferase: MPDIVICEPLRTPVGRFTGALRDVPPETLAATVIRALVDRTGIDPAAIDDVVLGQAGPNGEAPALGRIAALDAGLGIAVPGYQVDRRCGSGLQAVLAAAGQIASGGADIVVAGGAESMSRTEFYDRRLRWEEDSPADPVDRLARARVTAGGRLHPVPGGMVETAENLRAEYAIPRAAQDDLAFASHGKAVAAQRAGRFADEIVPVPTDSGTVDTDEHPRPNVDRAKLATLTALRSAVDPDATVTAGNASGQNDGAAAAIVASAEAARAHGLTPMARLVSWSITGVAPERMGIGPVPATAAALSRAGIGLADLDVIELNEAFAAQVLAVLAEWGLSPEDPRLNPNGSGISLGHPVGATGARILATGLHELRRREGRYLLETMCIGGGQGIAAVFERVS; the protein is encoded by the coding sequence ATGCCCGACATCGTGATCTGCGAGCCCCTGCGCACCCCGGTCGGCCGGTTCACCGGCGCGCTGCGGGACGTGCCGCCCGAGACCCTCGCCGCCACCGTGATCCGCGCGCTCGTCGACCGCACGGGCATCGACCCCGCCGCGATCGACGACGTCGTCCTCGGCCAAGCGGGCCCGAACGGAGAGGCCCCGGCCCTCGGCCGGATCGCCGCCCTCGACGCCGGGCTCGGCATCGCCGTCCCGGGGTACCAGGTGGACCGCCGCTGCGGCTCCGGCCTGCAGGCGGTCCTCGCCGCCGCGGGGCAGATCGCGTCGGGCGGCGCGGACATCGTCGTCGCGGGCGGCGCGGAGTCCATGAGCCGCACCGAGTTCTACGACCGTCGGCTCCGCTGGGAGGAGGACTCCCCCGCCGATCCGGTCGACCGGCTGGCCCGGGCCCGCGTCACCGCGGGCGGACGCCTCCACCCGGTGCCGGGCGGGATGGTCGAGACCGCGGAGAACCTCCGCGCCGAGTACGCGATCCCCCGCGCCGCCCAGGACGACCTCGCCTTCGCCTCCCACGGCAAGGCCGTCGCGGCGCAGCGGGCGGGACGGTTCGCCGACGAGATCGTTCCCGTGCCCACGGATTCCGGCACTGTCGACACCGACGAGCATCCGCGGCCGAACGTCGACCGGGCCAAGCTCGCGACCCTCACCGCCCTCCGCTCCGCGGTGGACCCCGACGCCACGGTGACGGCGGGCAACGCCAGCGGCCAGAACGACGGCGCGGCGGCGGCGATCGTCGCGAGCGCCGAGGCCGCCCGCGCCCACGGCCTGACGCCGATGGCGCGGCTCGTGTCCTGGTCCATCACCGGCGTCGCGCCGGAGCGGATGGGGATCGGTCCCGTGCCCGCGACCGCGGCGGCGCTGTCGCGCGCCGGCATCGGCCTCGCCGATCTCGACGTGATCGAGCTCAACGAGGCCTTCGCCGCCCAGGTGCTCGCGGTGCTCGCCGAGTGGGGCCTCTCCCCCGAGGACCCGCGCCTGAACCCCAACGGCTCCGGCATCTCCCTCGGGCATCCGGTCGGGGCCACCGGCGCGCGGATCCTCGCCACCGGACTGCACGAGCTCCGCCGGCGCGAGGGCCGCTACCTGCTCGAGACGATGTGCATCGGCGGCGGGCAGGGCATCGCGGCGGTGTTCGAGCGCGTGTCCTGA
- a CDS encoding alpha/beta fold hydrolase, producing the protein MPDRIVATRHGPVGVTTAGDGPTVLLLHGFLFSRAMWAPQLAALADAGHRGVAIDLLGFGDTAPAPPGGEIPLHHHAEAALDVLDAVGAERFAVVGYSMGGQVALELADRCGPRLERLLLSDTFAGLDTPQVRAARRALADRLEAEGTARYGEEFLPAVLGPTTVATRPAVCELARAMIAAAPPTGAAAALRGRAERRDLTAVAAGFGGAARVVVGAEDVFDAGTLGAALAASLGTDDLHVLPAAGHTPSLETPAAFDRALLALLRP; encoded by the coding sequence ATGCCTGACCGGATCGTCGCGACCCGGCACGGCCCCGTCGGCGTCACCACGGCCGGCGACGGCCCGACGGTGCTGCTGCTCCACGGTTTCCTGTTCTCCCGCGCCATGTGGGCACCACAGTTGGCCGCCCTGGCGGACGCCGGGCACCGGGGCGTCGCGATCGACCTCCTCGGCTTCGGCGACACCGCACCCGCGCCACCCGGCGGCGAGATCCCCCTGCATCACCACGCGGAGGCGGCGCTCGACGTGCTCGACGCGGTCGGGGCCGAGCGCTTCGCCGTCGTCGGCTACTCGATGGGCGGCCAGGTGGCGCTCGAACTGGCGGACCGATGCGGACCGCGGCTCGAGCGGCTCCTGCTCAGCGACACCTTCGCCGGCCTCGACACCCCGCAGGTCCGCGCCGCGCGGCGCGCCCTCGCCGACCGGCTGGAGGCCGAGGGTACCGCCCGGTACGGCGAGGAGTTCCTCCCGGCCGTGCTCGGGCCGACGACGGTCGCGACGCGGCCGGCGGTGTGCGAGCTCGCGCGCGCGATGATCGCCGCCGCGCCGCCCACCGGGGCGGCCGCCGCCCTCCGCGGGCGCGCCGAGCGGCGCGACCTCACCGCGGTGGCCGCCGGATTCGGCGGCGCCGCACGGGTCGTGGTCGGCGCCGAGGACGTCTTCGACGCCGGGACGCTCGGTGCGGCGCTGGCCGCGAGTCTCGGCACCGACGACCTGCACGTGCTCCCCGCCGCGGGCCACACCCCGTCGCTCGAGACCCCCGCGGCGTTCGACCGAGCGCTGCTGGCCCTGCTCCGCCCCTGA
- a CDS encoding 3-oxoacid CoA-transferase subunit B has translation MTAALAAPTVSPDLVEHATPLTKAELAARVAADIPPGSFVNLGIGQPTTVADHLDPASGVVLHTENGMLGMGPAAVGDDIDLDLTNAGKVPVTELPGASYFHHADSFAMMRGGHLDYAVLGAFQVSYRGDLANWHTGAPGAIPAVGGAMDLATGARHVLVMMTLFAKDGTPKLVPGCTYPLTGLGCVNRVYSPDAIIECGPDGAVITEVFGTTADALLARLRDA, from the coding sequence ATGACCGCCGCGCTCGCCGCCCCGACGGTCTCCCCCGACCTCGTCGAGCACGCCACCCCGCTGACGAAGGCGGAACTCGCCGCGCGCGTCGCGGCCGACATCCCGCCCGGCTCGTTCGTGAACCTGGGCATCGGGCAGCCGACCACCGTCGCCGATCATCTCGACCCGGCGAGCGGCGTGGTGCTGCACACCGAGAACGGCATGCTCGGCATGGGCCCGGCCGCCGTGGGCGACGACATCGACCTCGACCTCACCAACGCCGGCAAGGTCCCGGTGACGGAACTGCCCGGGGCGTCGTACTTCCACCACGCCGACTCCTTCGCGATGATGCGCGGCGGGCACCTGGACTACGCCGTGCTCGGTGCCTTCCAAGTCTCGTACCGCGGCGACCTCGCCAACTGGCACACCGGCGCACCCGGCGCGATCCCGGCGGTCGGCGGCGCGATGGACCTCGCCACCGGCGCCCGGCACGTGCTGGTGATGATGACGCTGTTCGCGAAGGACGGGACGCCGAAGCTGGTGCCCGGCTGCACGTATCCACTCACCGGCCTCGGCTGCGTGAACCGGGTGTACAGCCCGGACGCGATCATCGAGTGCGGGCCCGACGGCGCCGTGATCACCGAGGTCTTCGGCACCACCGCCGACGCCCTCCTCGCCCGGCTGCGCGATGCCTGA
- a CDS encoding 3-oxoacid CoA-transferase subunit A, which yields MTARIVGTPAEAVAGVTDGATVLVGGFGLAGMPFDLIEALIDSGATDLTVVSNNAGNGDHGLAALLAAGRVRKVICSFPRQSDSWVFDGLYADGRIELEVVPQGTLAERIRAAGAGIGGFYCPTSVGTPLAEGKEVRELDGRTYVLELPIHADLALIAAHRADHAGNLVYRKTARNFGPVMATAAELVAVQVDEVVPTGSLDPETVVTPGIYPDRIVAVPTRHLAVAGAR from the coding sequence GTGACCGCCCGGATCGTCGGCACGCCCGCCGAGGCCGTCGCCGGCGTGACCGACGGCGCCACCGTCCTCGTGGGCGGCTTCGGTCTCGCGGGTATGCCCTTCGACCTGATCGAGGCGCTCATCGACTCCGGCGCGACCGATCTCACCGTGGTCAGCAACAACGCCGGCAACGGCGATCACGGGCTCGCCGCGCTGCTCGCCGCCGGCCGAGTGCGGAAGGTGATCTGCTCCTTCCCACGCCAGTCCGACTCCTGGGTGTTCGACGGGCTGTACGCGGACGGCCGCATCGAACTGGAGGTGGTGCCGCAGGGCACGCTGGCCGAGCGGATCCGCGCCGCGGGCGCGGGGATCGGCGGCTTCTACTGCCCCACCTCGGTGGGGACGCCGCTCGCCGAGGGCAAGGAGGTGCGCGAGCTGGACGGACGCACCTACGTGCTGGAGCTGCCGATCCACGCGGACCTCGCACTGATCGCCGCGCACCGCGCCGACCACGCCGGGAACCTCGTGTACCGCAAGACCGCCCGGAACTTCGGGCCCGTCATGGCGACCGCCGCCGAGCTGGTCGCGGTCCAGGTCGACGAGGTGGTGCCCACGGGTTCCCTCGATCCCGAGACCGTTGTGACACCGGGGATCTACCCCGACCGGATCGTCGCCGTGCCCACCCGGCACCTGGCCGTGGCGGGTGCGCGATGA
- the catC gene encoding muconolactone Delta-isomerase — MALYAVRMDVAIPDDVDPAVRAETIATEKAYSQELQRGGEWVHIWRIVGQYSNISVFDVADNERLHEILWGLPLFKWMTVEVTPLAAHPSDITVGGAP; from the coding sequence ATGGCGCTGTACGCGGTGCGCATGGACGTCGCCATCCCCGACGACGTGGACCCGGCGGTGCGCGCCGAGACCATCGCGACCGAGAAGGCCTACAGCCAGGAGCTGCAGCGCGGCGGCGAGTGGGTGCACATCTGGCGCATCGTCGGCCAGTACTCCAACATCTCCGTCTTCGACGTCGCGGACAACGAGCGGCTGCACGAGATCCTCTGGGGCCTTCCGCTGTTCAAGTGGATGACCGTCGAGGTCACGCCGCTCGCCGCGCACCCGTCGGACATCACGGTCGGGGGTGCGCCGTGA
- the catA gene encoding catechol 1,2-dioxygenase: MTTTEFDAKAADSGAGATAAFLKKQGAGADTPPERVSQLATEVITAVHDVVRRHGVTYAEYDAVKSWLINVGQDGEWPLFLDVWIEHVVEEVANAHHQGNKGTIEGPYYVPDAPVVGARGPLPMRDDEAGTPLVFSGQVRDLDGTALPGAKVEIWHADANGFYSQYAPGLPEWNLRGTYLADEEGRFEITTVRPAPYQIPTDGSCGKLISAAGWHAWRPAHLHLKVSAPGKDLLTAQLYFPGDAHNDDDIASAVKPELVLDPQPAADGTGETVVYDFVLDPETR, translated from the coding sequence ATGACCACCACCGAATTCGACGCCAAGGCCGCCGACTCCGGGGCCGGCGCCACCGCCGCCTTCCTGAAGAAGCAGGGCGCCGGCGCCGACACCCCGCCCGAGCGGGTCTCGCAGCTCGCCACCGAGGTGATCACCGCCGTGCACGACGTGGTCCGCCGCCACGGCGTCACCTACGCCGAGTACGACGCCGTGAAGTCCTGGCTGATCAACGTCGGCCAGGACGGCGAATGGCCCCTGTTCCTGGACGTCTGGATCGAGCACGTCGTCGAGGAGGTCGCCAACGCGCACCACCAGGGCAACAAGGGCACCATCGAGGGCCCGTACTACGTGCCCGACGCGCCCGTGGTCGGCGCCCGCGGCCCGCTGCCCATGCGCGACGACGAGGCCGGGACGCCGCTGGTCTTCTCCGGCCAGGTCCGCGATCTCGACGGCACCGCCCTGCCCGGTGCGAAGGTCGAGATCTGGCACGCCGACGCGAACGGCTTCTACTCGCAGTACGCCCCCGGCCTGCCCGAGTGGAACCTGCGCGGCACCTACCTCGCCGACGAGGAGGGCCGGTTCGAGATCACCACCGTGCGCCCCGCGCCCTACCAGATCCCCACCGACGGCTCGTGCGGCAAGCTGATCTCCGCGGCCGGCTGGCACGCCTGGCGCCCCGCGCACCTGCACCTCAAGGTGTCGGCACCCGGCAAGGACCTGCTCACCGCGCAGCTCTACTTCCCGGGCGACGCGCACAACGACGACGACATCGCCTCCGCCGTGAAGCCCGAGCTGGTGCTCGACCCGCAGCCGGCCGCCGACGGCACCGGCGAGACCGTGGTCTACGACTTCGTGCTCGATCCGGAGACCCGCTGA
- a CDS encoding mandelate racemase/muconate lactonizing enzyme family protein — MRITAIDAIPYRIPYVKPLKFASGEVTHADHVLVRVHTAGGLVGVADAPPRPFTYGETQAGIVAVIDGIFAPQLVGLDADRRAVAHARMHRTVGNPAAKAAVDMAVWDVLAQAWGTTVNRALGGFTDRMRVCHMLGFDAPAAMAQEASAIRDRYGITTFKVKVGRRPIDLDVDVVRALRNTLGDKAELYIDGNRGWTPSESLRALDMLADAGLTLAEELCPADDVLGRRRLVANCRIPFVGDESVTTPAEVTRELLGGGATAVSIKTARTGFTGSQEILDLATGLGVEVVMGNQIDGQLGTACTVAFGAAHAATSARAGELSNFLDMADDLLTEPLRIVDGELAVPPGPGIGVTVDPDKLAHYRLDG, encoded by the coding sequence CTGCGCATCACCGCCATCGACGCGATCCCCTATCGGATCCCCTACGTCAAGCCGCTGAAGTTCGCCTCCGGCGAGGTGACCCACGCCGACCACGTCCTGGTGCGCGTGCACACCGCGGGCGGGCTCGTGGGCGTGGCGGACGCGCCGCCGCGGCCCTTCACCTACGGCGAGACCCAGGCCGGGATCGTCGCCGTGATCGACGGGATCTTCGCCCCGCAGCTCGTCGGCCTCGACGCCGACCGCCGTGCCGTCGCGCACGCCCGGATGCACCGCACCGTCGGCAATCCCGCGGCCAAGGCCGCCGTCGACATGGCCGTCTGGGACGTCCTCGCCCAGGCCTGGGGCACCACGGTGAACCGGGCCCTCGGCGGGTTCACCGACCGGATGCGCGTGTGCCACATGCTCGGCTTCGACGCGCCCGCCGCGATGGCGCAGGAGGCCTCGGCCATCCGGGACCGCTACGGCATCACCACCTTCAAGGTGAAGGTCGGGCGCCGCCCGATCGACCTCGACGTCGACGTGGTCCGGGCGCTGCGGAACACGCTGGGCGACAAGGCCGAGCTGTACATCGACGGCAACCGCGGCTGGACGCCGTCGGAATCGCTGCGCGCCCTCGACATGCTCGCCGACGCGGGCCTCACCCTGGCCGAGGAACTGTGCCCCGCGGACGACGTTCTCGGTCGGCGGCGACTGGTGGCGAACTGCCGCATCCCGTTCGTCGGCGACGAGTCGGTGACGACGCCCGCGGAGGTCACCCGTGAGCTGCTCGGGGGCGGCGCCACCGCCGTCTCCATCAAGACCGCCCGCACGGGATTCACCGGCTCGCAGGAGATCCTGGACCTCGCCACCGGCCTCGGCGTGGAAGTCGTGATGGGCAACCAGATCGACGGCCAGCTCGGCACCGCGTGCACGGTGGCCTTCGGCGCCGCCCACGCCGCCACCAGCGCCCGGGCCGGCGAGCTGTCCAACTTCCTCGACATGGCCGACGACCTGCTGACCGAGCCCCTGCGCATCGTCGACGGCGAGCTCGCCGTCCCGCCCGGGCCGGGCATCGGCGTCACCGTCGACCCCGACAAGCTCGCGCACTACCGCCTCGACGGGTGA
- a CDS encoding LysR family transcriptional regulator: MHITTDSEEDVMELRHLRQFLAVAQTEHFGRAADGLHIAGPALSRSVRQLEASLGTPLFERTTRQVELTEAGRVFAGEVRRILGELDGAVGRARLIGQGASGVLRVGVTGSASYGVLPRVVRRVKSALPDVELTIDTEMLTPLQAAALTDGRLDLALLRTPVAVEGIAHRVLFAEPLILALPQGHRFDGDPDVTVADLQDEAFVTYPADTGSVVDGAVVRTCAAAGFTPRRAHQVPQTSTLLALVAAGLGIALVPRTASSIQLPGVHFVDLPDTESVELALAWRAADDSPLLARVLEALGGTDLTDHQETAA; encoded by the coding sequence ATGCACATCACAACGGACAGCGAGGAGGACGTCATGGAGCTGCGGCACCTGCGCCAGTTCCTGGCCGTCGCGCAGACCGAGCACTTCGGGCGCGCCGCGGACGGGCTGCACATCGCCGGCCCCGCCCTGTCGCGGTCCGTGCGGCAGCTCGAGGCCTCGCTCGGGACGCCCCTCTTCGAGCGCACCACCCGCCAGGTCGAGCTCACCGAGGCCGGCCGGGTCTTCGCCGGGGAGGTCCGGCGGATCCTCGGCGAGCTCGACGGTGCCGTCGGCCGCGCCCGCCTGATCGGGCAGGGCGCGAGCGGCGTGCTGCGCGTCGGCGTCACCGGATCCGCGTCGTACGGCGTGCTCCCCCGCGTCGTGCGCCGCGTGAAGTCCGCACTGCCCGACGTCGAGCTCACCATCGATACCGAGATGCTGACGCCGCTCCAGGCCGCCGCCCTCACCGACGGCCGCCTCGACCTCGCGCTGCTGCGCACGCCCGTCGCGGTCGAGGGCATCGCGCACCGGGTGCTGTTCGCGGAGCCGCTGATCCTCGCCCTGCCGCAGGGACACCGGTTCGACGGCGACCCCGACGTCACCGTCGCCGACCTCCAGGACGAGGCCTTCGTGACCTACCCGGCCGACACCGGGTCCGTCGTCGACGGCGCCGTCGTCCGGACGTGCGCCGCCGCGGGCTTCACGCCGCGCCGCGCACACCAGGTGCCGCAGACCTCGACCCTGCTCGCGCTCGTCGCGGCGGGGCTCGGTATCGCCCTGGTCCCCCGCACCGCCAGCTCCATCCAGCTCCCCGGCGTCCACTTCGTGGACCTGCCCGACACCGAGAGCGTCGAGCTCGCCCTGGCGTGGCGCGCGGCCGACGACTCGCCCCTGCTCGCCCGCGTCCTCGAAGCGCTCGGCGGCACCGACCTCACCGACCACCAGGAGACCGCGGCATGA
- the benA gene encoding benzoate 1,2-dioxygenase large subunit: MTVTEPSPTPSADVLDHAIDERPADGVYRVNRNIFTDEETFELEMKYIFEGNWVYLAHESQVPEPGDYYTTYIGRQPVVITRGTDGELNLLINACAHRGAMLCRKKTDNRKTLTCPFHGWTFRNDGRLLKVKDPDGAGYPAQFDHEGSHDLTKVAKFGNYRGFLFGSLNPDVPPIEEHLGDTTTIIDMLVDQSPDGLEVLRGASTYTYDGNWKVQAENGADGYHVTATHWNYAATTSRRNTGDSGNTTKTLDAGQWGKSGGGYWSYPNGHLCLWTWAGNPQDRPLWDRMDALKEQFGEAKGDFMVRGSRNLCLYPNVYLMDQFSTQIRHFRPISVDKTEVTIYCIAPKGESKENRAWRIRQYEDFFNASGMATPDDLEEFRSCQKTFLATAAQWNDMSRGAEHWLTGPDEVATVLGMTGVVSSGVKNEDEGLYPVQHKYWQETLQAGLQADAAKEENR; the protein is encoded by the coding sequence ATGACCGTCACCGAACCCTCGCCCACCCCGTCCGCGGACGTGCTCGATCACGCGATCGACGAGCGCCCCGCGGACGGCGTCTACCGGGTGAACCGCAACATCTTCACCGACGAGGAGACCTTCGAACTGGAGATGAAGTACATCTTCGAGGGCAACTGGGTGTATCTCGCGCACGAGAGCCAGGTGCCCGAGCCGGGCGACTACTACACCACGTACATCGGCCGGCAGCCCGTGGTGATCACGCGCGGCACCGACGGCGAGCTCAACCTGCTCATCAACGCCTGCGCCCACCGCGGCGCCATGCTGTGCCGCAAGAAGACCGACAACCGCAAGACGCTGACCTGCCCGTTCCACGGCTGGACCTTCCGCAACGACGGCCGGCTGCTCAAGGTCAAGGATCCCGACGGTGCCGGGTACCCCGCCCAGTTCGACCACGAGGGCAGCCACGACCTCACGAAGGTCGCGAAGTTCGGGAACTACCGCGGCTTCCTGTTCGGCTCGCTGAACCCGGACGTGCCACCGATCGAGGAGCACCTCGGCGACACCACGACCATCATCGACATGCTGGTGGATCAGTCGCCCGACGGGCTCGAGGTGCTCCGCGGCGCCTCCACCTACACCTACGACGGCAACTGGAAGGTGCAGGCGGAGAACGGCGCCGACGGCTACCACGTGACCGCGACGCACTGGAACTACGCGGCCACCACCAGTCGCCGCAACACCGGCGACTCGGGCAACACCACCAAGACCCTGGACGCCGGCCAATGGGGCAAGTCGGGCGGCGGCTACTGGTCGTACCCGAACGGGCACCTGTGCCTGTGGACCTGGGCCGGCAACCCGCAGGACCGACCGCTCTGGGACCGGATGGACGCCCTCAAGGAGCAGTTCGGTGAGGCCAAGGGCGACTTCATGGTCCGCGGCTCCCGCAACCTGTGCCTGTACCCGAACGTCTACCTCATGGACCAGTTCTCCACGCAGATCCGGCACTTCCGCCCGATCAGCGTGGACAAGACCGAGGTGACCATCTACTGCATCGCCCCGAAGGGCGAGTCGAAGGAGAACCGCGCCTGGCGGATCCGCCAGTACGAGGACTTCTTCAACGCCTCGGGCATGGCCACGCCGGACGATCTCGAGGAGTTCCGCAGCTGCCAGAAGACCTTCCTCGCGACCGCCGCGCAGTGGAACGACATGAGCCGCGGCGCGGAGCACTGGCTCACCGGCCCCGACGAGGTGGCGACCGTGCTCGGCATGACCGGGGTCGTCTCCTCCGGCGTCAAGAACGAGGACGAGGGGCTGTATCCCGTGCAGCACAAGTACTGGCAGGAGACCCTGCAGGCCGGCCTGCAGGCCGACGCCGCGAAGGAGGAGAACCGATGA
- the benB gene encoding benzoate 1,2-dioxygenase small subunit, protein MSAPTTAAIDQHAIEQFLYREARHLDDREFEKWLDCYADDCEFWMPAWADDDKLTEDPQTEISLVYYPDKGGLTDRVFRIRTERSSATSLPEPRTSHNISNVEVIERRGDLVDIRFNWHTMYFRYDTVDPYYGTTLATLDFSGEQPLFRRKTVVLKNDYIHHVVDIYHV, encoded by the coding sequence ATGAGCGCGCCCACCACCGCCGCGATCGACCAGCACGCGATCGAGCAGTTCCTCTACCGCGAGGCGCGGCACCTGGACGACCGCGAGTTCGAGAAGTGGCTCGACTGCTACGCCGACGACTGCGAGTTCTGGATGCCGGCCTGGGCCGACGACGACAAGCTCACCGAGGACCCCCAGACCGAGATCTCGCTCGTGTACTACCCGGACAAGGGCGGCCTGACGGACCGCGTCTTCCGGATCCGCACCGAGCGCTCCTCGGCCACCTCGCTGCCCGAGCCGCGGACGAGCCACAACATCAGCAACGTCGAGGTGATCGAGCGCCGCGGCGATCTCGTGGACATCCGGTTCAACTGGCACACCATGTACTTCCGCTACGACACCGTCGACCCGTACTACGGCACCACCCTGGCGACGCTCGACTTCTCGGGGGAGCAGCCGCTGTTCCGCCGGAAGACGGTGGTGCTCAAGAACGACTACATCCACCACGTCGTCGACATCTACCACGTCTGA